One region of Enterobacter ludwigii genomic DNA includes:
- the aroB gene encoding 3-dehydroquinate synthase, which yields MERITVTLGERSYPITIAAGLFNDPASFLPLKAGDQAMLVTNETLAPLYLDRVRHLLEQAGVKVDSVILPDGEQYKSLTVLDTVFTALLQKPHGRDTTLLALGGGVVGDLTGFAAASYQRGVRFIQIPTTLLSQVDSSVGGKTAVNHPLGKNMIGAFYQPASVVVDLDCLKTLPKRELASGLAEVIKYGIILDGEFFDWLEENMDALLRLDEAKLAYCIRRCCELKAEVVAADERETGLRALLNLGHTFGHAIEAEMGYGNWLHGEAVAAGMVMAARTSERLGQFKPDETARIIALLERAGLPVTGPQEMSAQAYLPHMMRDKKVLAGEMRLVLPLAIGKSEVRGGVPHDVVLGAIADCQQA from the coding sequence ATGGAGAGGATTACAGTTACTCTCGGGGAACGTAGTTACCCTATCACCATCGCGGCTGGTTTGTTTAACGACCCAGCTTCCTTTTTACCACTGAAAGCGGGTGATCAGGCGATGCTGGTCACCAACGAGACGCTGGCTCCGCTTTATCTTGACCGTGTACGCCACCTGCTAGAGCAGGCGGGCGTAAAAGTCGACAGTGTCATTCTGCCCGATGGCGAGCAGTATAAAAGTCTGACGGTACTGGATACCGTCTTTACCGCATTGCTGCAAAAACCGCATGGTCGCGATACAACATTGCTTGCCCTGGGCGGCGGTGTTGTGGGCGATCTCACCGGCTTTGCGGCTGCAAGCTATCAACGTGGTGTCCGTTTTATTCAGATTCCGACTACGTTGCTGTCTCAGGTCGACTCTTCTGTTGGCGGCAAAACTGCGGTCAACCATCCGCTTGGCAAAAACATGATTGGCGCATTCTACCAGCCCGCATCGGTGGTGGTGGATCTCGACTGTCTGAAAACGCTGCCGAAGCGCGAGCTGGCTTCGGGTCTTGCGGAAGTGATCAAATACGGCATTATTCTGGATGGCGAGTTCTTTGACTGGCTTGAAGAGAATATGGATGCGTTGCTGCGCCTGGATGAGGCCAAACTGGCATATTGCATCCGTCGTTGTTGTGAGCTGAAAGCGGAAGTTGTCGCAGCAGACGAGCGTGAAACGGGCTTACGTGCTTTACTGAATCTTGGGCATACGTTTGGTCACGCGATTGAAGCCGAAATGGGTTACGGTAACTGGCTTCACGGTGAAGCGGTTGCTGCCGGAATGGTGATGGCTGCTCGCACCTCTGAACGTCTGGGGCAGTTTAAACCGGATGAAACGGCGCGCATCATCGCGCTGCTTGAGCGTGCAGGCTTGCCGGTGACCGGGCCGCAAGAGATGTCGGCACAAGCGTATTTACCCCACATGATGCGCGATAAAAAAGTATTGGCAGGTGAGATGCGTCTTGTACTCCCGCTTGCAATAGGGAAGAGTGAAGTGCGCGGCGGAGTGCCGCACGATGTCGTTCTTGGCGCTATCGCTGATTGTCAGCAGGCGTAA
- the cysG gene encoding siroheme synthase CysG, translating into MDHLPIFCQLRNRDCLLVGGGDVAERKARLLLEAGARLTVNALDFAPQFEVWAQAGMLTLQQGEFNESLLDTCWLTIAATDDDEVNQRVSDACEVRRIFCNVVDAPKEASFIMPSIIDRSPLMIAVSSGGRSPVLARLLREKLEAVLPQHLGQIAHYAGQLRSRVKQTFATVAERRRFWEKFFVNDRLAQSLANQDTKAVEETTEQLLAEPLDHRGEVVLVGAGPGDAGLLTLKGLQQLQQADTVVYDRLVSDDIMNLVRRDADRVFVGKRAGYHCVPQEEINQILLREAQKGKRVVRLKGGDPFIFGRGGEELETLCDAGIPFSVVPGITAASGCSAYSGIPLTHRDYAQSVRLVTGHLKTGSELDWHNLAAEKQTLVFYMGLNQAATIQAKLLEHGMDADMPVALVENGTAITQRVVNGVLTQLGELAQQVESPALIVVGRVVELRGKLNWFSNH; encoded by the coding sequence GTGGATCACCTGCCGATTTTTTGTCAATTACGCAACCGCGACTGCCTGCTCGTGGGCGGCGGCGATGTGGCCGAACGCAAAGCGCGCCTGCTGTTAGAAGCGGGTGCCCGTTTGACCGTCAACGCCCTCGACTTTGCCCCACAGTTTGAGGTCTGGGCCCAGGCAGGAATGCTCACGCTGCAGCAGGGTGAGTTTAATGAATCCCTGCTGGATACCTGCTGGCTGACGATTGCCGCAACGGACGACGATGAAGTGAACCAACGCGTGAGCGATGCCTGTGAGGTACGCCGTATCTTCTGCAACGTGGTGGATGCGCCGAAAGAAGCCAGCTTCATCATGCCGTCGATTATCGACCGTTCCCCGCTGATGATTGCGGTGTCGTCCGGTGGCCGCTCCCCGGTACTTGCTCGCCTGCTGCGGGAAAAACTGGAGGCTGTGCTGCCACAGCATCTTGGTCAGATTGCGCATTATGCCGGGCAGCTGCGTTCACGCGTGAAGCAAACCTTCGCAACCGTAGCTGAGCGACGTCGGTTCTGGGAAAAATTCTTTGTCAACGACAGGCTGGCGCAGTCGCTGGCGAATCAGGACACGAAAGCCGTTGAAGAGACGACCGAACAGTTGCTGGCCGAACCGCTTGATCACCGCGGTGAAGTGGTGCTGGTGGGTGCAGGGCCGGGAGATGCAGGCTTGCTGACGCTGAAAGGCCTCCAGCAGCTCCAGCAGGCCGATACTGTGGTTTACGATCGCCTGGTCTCCGATGACATCATGAACCTGGTTCGCCGCGACGCCGACCGTGTTTTCGTAGGCAAACGCGCGGGCTACCATTGCGTGCCGCAGGAAGAGATTAACCAGATCCTGCTGCGCGAGGCGCAAAAGGGAAAACGCGTGGTGCGTCTGAAAGGTGGTGATCCGTTTATCTTTGGCCGTGGCGGCGAAGAGCTGGAAACCCTGTGTGACGCGGGTATTCCGTTCTCTGTCGTGCCCGGCATTACGGCGGCATCCGGTTGCTCAGCCTACTCAGGCATTCCGCTGACACACCGGGACTACGCTCAGAGCGTGCGTCTGGTGACGGGCCACCTGAAAACCGGCAGCGAGCTGGACTGGCATAACCTGGCCGCAGAAAAACAGACGCTGGTGTTCTATATGGGGCTGAACCAGGCCGCTACAATTCAGGCGAAACTGCTTGAGCACGGCATGGATGCAGATATGCCTGTCGCACTGGTGGAAAACGGTACCGCCATTACGCAGCGCGTGGTAAATGGCGTGCTGACGCAGCTTGGTGAACTGGCGCAACAGGTTGAAAGCCCGGCGCTGATTGTAGTGGGTCGCGTGGTGGAACTGCGCGGTAAACTCAACTGGTTCTCCAACCACTAA
- the aroK gene encoding shikimate kinase AroK, translating to MAEKRNIFLVGPMGAGKSTIGRQLAQQLNMEFYDSDQEIEKRTGADVGWVFDVEGEEGFRDREEKVINELTEKQGIVLATGGGSVKSRETRNRLSARGVVVYLETTIEKQLARTQRDKKRPLLQVETPPREVLEALADERNPLYEEIADVTIRTDDQSAKVVANQIIHMLESN from the coding sequence ATGGCAGAGAAACGCAATATCTTTCTGGTTGGGCCTATGGGTGCCGGCAAAAGCACTATTGGGCGTCAGTTAGCTCAACAACTCAATATGGAATTTTACGATTCTGATCAAGAGATTGAGAAACGAACCGGAGCTGATGTGGGCTGGGTTTTCGACGTAGAAGGCGAAGAAGGTTTCCGTGACCGAGAAGAAAAAGTGATCAACGAACTCACGGAAAAACAGGGCATTGTGCTGGCAACAGGCGGCGGCTCTGTAAAATCTCGCGAAACCCGCAACCGTCTCTCCGCCCGTGGCGTAGTGGTCTATCTTGAAACGACCATCGAGAAACAGCTGGCACGTACGCAGCGTGATAAAAAGCGCCCGCTGCTGCAGGTTGAAACGCCACCACGCGAAGTTCTGGAAGCGTTGGCCGATGAACGCAATCCGCTGTACGAAGAGATTGCTGATGTGACCATTCGTACTGACGATCAGAGCGCTAAAGTGGTTGCAAACCAGATTATTCATATGCTGGAAAGCAACTGA
- the gph gene encoding phosphoglycolate phosphatase, with protein MDKLQTIRGVAFDLDGTLVDSAPGLTSAVDQALYALELPVAGEERVVTWIGNGADVLMERALTWARQERASQRSAQGKPSVDHADIPKDEQLRILRKLFDRFYEETVEEGSFLFPDVQETLSTLHAKGIPLGLVTNKPTPFVAPLLEALDIAKYFTVIVGGDDVQNKKPHPEPLLLVAGKLSLTPAELLFVGDSRNDILAARAAGCPSVGLTYGYNYGEAITLSEPDVVFDHFKDLLPALGLSHSEHQELNND; from the coding sequence ATGGATAAATTGCAGACAATTCGGGGTGTGGCATTCGACCTCGACGGCACGCTGGTCGACAGCGCGCCGGGCTTAACAAGCGCCGTTGATCAGGCGCTGTATGCGCTTGAACTCCCCGTTGCGGGTGAAGAGCGTGTGGTAACGTGGATCGGCAACGGCGCTGACGTGCTGATGGAGCGTGCGTTGACGTGGGCTCGCCAGGAGCGTGCGTCGCAGCGTTCGGCGCAGGGTAAACCGAGCGTCGATCATGCCGACATCCCGAAGGACGAGCAACTGCGTATTCTGCGCAAACTGTTCGATCGTTTCTATGAAGAGACCGTCGAGGAAGGGAGTTTCCTGTTCCCGGACGTCCAGGAAACCCTGAGCACACTGCATGCGAAAGGCATCCCGCTGGGGCTGGTAACCAACAAGCCAACGCCGTTTGTTGCACCTCTGCTTGAAGCGCTGGATATCGCGAAGTATTTCACTGTCATTGTCGGCGGTGATGACGTGCAAAACAAAAAGCCGCATCCGGAACCGCTTCTGCTGGTGGCAGGAAAATTATCCTTAACGCCTGCGGAGCTGCTCTTTGTTGGTGATTCACGCAATGATATTCTGGCTGCCCGGGCGGCTGGGTGTCCTTCCGTCGGGTTAACCTACGGCTACAACTACGGTGAGGCCATCACGCTAAGTGAGCCGGACGTCGTGTTCGACCACTTCAAAGATTTGTTGCCCGCACTCGGGCTTTCACACAGTGAACATCAGGAATTGAATAATGACTAA
- the damX gene encoding cell division protein DamX has protein sequence MDEFKPEDELKPDPSDRRTGRSRQSSERDNEPQINFDDVDLDADDRRPSRSRNAHDERAEEDYESEEDSMDEEPVERRPRKRKKAAAPKPASRQYLMMGLGVLVLVLLIVGIGSALKAPSTNSTEQTASAEKSINLSGNDAANQANGAQPAPGTTPAEQTAGNTTAPAPQDVSLPPVSSNPAQSQAPVTPEGQQRVEVQGDLNNALTQPQNQQQMDNAVVNSTLPTEPATVAPVRGGNAQQQTAATETKPRQTQTATRPERKQAVIEPKRETKPQAVVKAPEVKAVPAQPKHTETAAVSEPAKAPVTQTAPKATASTTAPTTTAAPAASATASSAAAGKTAGNVGSLKAAPSSNYTLQLSSSSNYDNLNSWAKKSNLKNYVVYQTTRNGQPWYVLVSGVYTSKDEAKRAVATLPADVQAKNPWAKPIHQVQADLK, from the coding sequence ATGGATGAATTCAAACCAGAAGACGAGCTGAAACCCGATCCCAGCGATCGTCGTACTGGTCGTTCTCGTCAATCTTCAGAACGTGATAACGAGCCGCAGATCAACTTTGACGATGTTGATCTGGATGCAGACGATCGTCGCCCCTCGCGCAGCCGCAACGCGCACGATGAGCGAGCAGAAGAGGATTATGAGTCCGAAGAAGATTCAATGGACGAAGAGCCTGTAGAGCGTCGCCCGCGTAAACGTAAGAAAGCCGCTGCACCAAAACCGGCTTCCCGCCAGTATCTTATGATGGGGCTTGGCGTGTTGGTACTTGTGCTGCTGATTGTCGGCATTGGTTCTGCACTTAAAGCACCATCAACGAACTCAACCGAGCAAACCGCTTCCGCTGAGAAGAGCATCAACCTCTCCGGTAACGATGCGGCTAATCAGGCAAATGGCGCGCAGCCTGCACCGGGTACTACCCCTGCAGAGCAGACCGCAGGAAACACCACAGCACCAGCACCACAGGATGTTTCTCTGCCGCCCGTTTCCTCAAACCCAGCTCAGAGCCAGGCACCTGTTACGCCTGAAGGTCAGCAGCGTGTAGAAGTTCAGGGAGACCTGAATAATGCACTGACGCAGCCGCAAAACCAGCAGCAGATGGATAACGCCGTGGTTAACTCTACGCTGCCAACTGAACCTGCAACCGTTGCCCCGGTTCGCGGTGGTAACGCTCAGCAGCAAACTGCTGCGACCGAAACCAAGCCGCGCCAGACGCAGACTGCAACACGTCCTGAACGTAAGCAGGCGGTGATTGAACCTAAACGCGAAACTAAACCTCAGGCAGTGGTGAAAGCGCCTGAAGTGAAAGCTGTTCCGGCGCAGCCGAAACATACTGAAACGGCTGCGGTGAGCGAGCCAGCAAAAGCGCCAGTTACACAGACTGCACCGAAAGCCACGGCGAGCACGACAGCACCGACGACGACTGCTGCACCTGCGGCATCTGCAACAGCCTCCAGCGCTGCAGCAGGCAAAACAGCAGGTAACGTAGGTTCGCTTAAAGCTGCACCTTCCAGCAACTACACGCTGCAGCTGAGCAGTTCGTCTAACTATGACAACCTCAACAGTTGGGCGAAGAAATCCAATCTGAAAAACTACGTGGTTTATCAGACGACCCGTAACGGCCAGCCGTGGTATGTGTTGGTCAGCGGCGTTTATACGTCTAAAGATGAAGCGAAGCGTGCCGTAGCGACGTTGCCTGCTGATGTTCAGGCGAAAAACCCGTGGGCGAAGCCGATTCATCAGGTTCAGGCCGATCTGAAGTAA
- the trpS gene encoding tryptophan--tRNA ligase: MTKPIVFSGAQPSGELTIGNYMGALRQWVSMQDDYHCIYCIVDLHAITARQDPEKLRKATLDTLALYLACGIDPEKSTIFVQSHVPEHAQLGWALNCYTYFGELSRMTQFKDKSARYSENINAGLFDYPVLMAADILLYQTNQVPVGEDQKQHLELSRDIAQRFNAIYGDVFKVPEPFIPKSGARVMSLLEPTKKMSKSDDNRNNVIGLLEDPKSVVKKLKRAVTDSDEPPVVRYDVQNKAGVSNLLDILSGVTGQSIPELEQHFEGKMYGHLKGEVADAVSGMLTELQERYNRYRNDEAFLQKVMKDGAEKASARASETLKAVYEAIGFVGKP, translated from the coding sequence ATGACTAAGCCCATCGTTTTTAGTGGCGCACAGCCTTCAGGTGAATTGACCATTGGTAACTACATGGGTGCGTTACGTCAGTGGGTCAGCATGCAGGATGATTACCATTGCATTTATTGCATCGTCGATCTTCATGCGATTACCGCGCGTCAGGATCCTGAGAAACTGCGTAAAGCCACGCTGGACACCCTGGCGCTGTATCTGGCCTGCGGCATCGATCCTGAGAAGAGCACCATTTTCGTTCAGTCTCACGTGCCAGAGCACGCACAGCTGGGCTGGGCGCTGAACTGCTACACCTACTTCGGTGAGCTGAGCCGCATGACTCAGTTCAAGGATAAATCTGCACGCTATTCTGAAAACATCAACGCCGGTCTGTTTGACTATCCGGTACTGATGGCTGCAGACATCCTGCTGTATCAGACTAACCAGGTTCCTGTTGGTGAAGACCAGAAGCAGCACCTGGAGCTGAGCCGTGATATTGCCCAGCGCTTTAATGCGATTTATGGCGATGTGTTCAAGGTACCAGAGCCATTCATTCCGAAATCCGGTGCACGCGTGATGTCACTGCTGGAACCGACCAAAAAGATGTCCAAGTCTGACGATAACCGCAACAACGTTATCGGCCTGCTGGAAGATCCGAAATCGGTCGTGAAAAAGCTTAAGCGTGCGGTAACTGATTCCGACGAGCCGCCTGTCGTGCGCTACGACGTGCAGAACAAAGCGGGCGTGTCCAACCTGCTGGATATTCTCTCCGGGGTTACTGGTCAGAGCATTCCTGAGCTGGAACAGCATTTTGAAGGCAAGATGTACGGCCACCTGAAAGGTGAAGTGGCGGATGCCGTTTCTGGCATGCTGACTGAGCTGCAGGAGCGCTATAACCGCTATCGTAATGACGAAGCTTTCCTGCAGAAGGTGATGAAAGACGGCGCGGAAAAAGCCAGTGCGCGCGCATCTGAAACCCTGAAAGCGGTGTATGAAGCGATTGGGTTTGTGGGTAAGCCTTAA
- the nirB gene encoding nitrite reductase large subunit NirB translates to MSKVRLAIIGNGMVGHRFIEDLLDKADAAQFDITVFCEEPRKAYDRVHLSSYFSHHTAEELSLVREGFYEKHGVKVLVGERAITINRQEKVIHSSAGRTVFYDKLIMATGSYPWIPPIKGSETQDCFVYRTIEDLKAIENCARRSKRGAVVGGGLLGLEAAGALKNLGVETHVIEFAPMLMAEQLDHMGGDQLRRKIESMGVKVHTSKNTKEIVQEGTEARKTMRFADGSELEVDFIVFSTGIRPRDKLANQCGLAVAQRGGIMINDTCQTSDPDIYAIGECASWNNRVYGLVAPGYKMAQVAVDHILGTENAFEGADMSAKLKLLGVDVGGIGDAHGRTPNSRSYVYLDESKEVYKRLIVSQDNKTLLGAVLVGDTSDYGNLLQLVLNAIELPENPDALILPAHASSGKPSIGVDKLPDSAQICSCFDVTKGMLISAINKGCHTVAALKAETKAGTGCGGCIPLVTQVLNAELAKQGIEVNNNLCEHFSYSRQELYHLIRVEGIKSFDELLAKHGQGYGCEVCKPTVGSLLASCWNEYVLKPEHTPLQDTNDNFLANIQKDGTYSVIPRSAGGEITPEGLVAVGRIAREFNLYTKITGSQRIGLFGAQKDDLPEIWRQLIEAGFETGHAYAKALRMAKTCVGSTWCRYGVGDSVGFGVELENRYKGIRTPHKMKFGVSGCTRECAEAQGKDVGIIATEKGWNLYVCGNGGMKPRHADLLAADLDHDTLIQYLDRFMMFYIRTADKLTRTASWLDNLEGGIDYLKSVIIDDKLGLNEQLEAEMARLRDAVICEWTETVNTPAAQTRFKHFINSTQRDPNVQVVAEREQHRPATPYERIPVTLVEENA, encoded by the coding sequence ATGAGCAAAGTCAGACTCGCTATCATCGGTAACGGCATGGTCGGCCACCGCTTTATTGAGGATCTTCTCGATAAAGCTGACGCTGCCCAGTTCGACATTACCGTGTTCTGTGAAGAACCCCGCAAGGCGTACGACCGTGTGCACCTGTCTTCCTACTTCTCACATCATACCGCTGAAGAGCTCTCTCTGGTGCGTGAGGGTTTCTACGAGAAGCATGGCGTAAAAGTACTGGTGGGAGAACGCGCTATCACCATCAACCGCCAGGAAAAAGTGATCCACTCCAGCGCCGGACGCACGGTTTTTTACGACAAGCTGATCATGGCGACGGGCTCCTATCCGTGGATCCCGCCAATCAAAGGCTCGGAAACCCAGGATTGCTTCGTCTACCGTACCATTGAAGACCTCAAAGCCATTGAAAACTGTGCACGTCGTAGCAAACGCGGTGCAGTAGTTGGTGGCGGCCTGCTGGGTCTGGAAGCCGCAGGCGCACTGAAAAACCTCGGCGTTGAAACTCACGTCATCGAATTTGCCCCGATGCTGATGGCCGAGCAGCTGGACCACATGGGTGGTGACCAGTTACGTCGTAAAATCGAAAGCATGGGCGTGAAGGTTCACACCAGCAAAAACACCAAAGAGATCGTCCAGGAAGGCACTGAAGCGCGCAAAACCATGCGTTTTGCCGACGGCAGCGAGCTTGAAGTGGACTTTATCGTCTTCTCCACCGGGATACGTCCGCGCGACAAGCTGGCTAACCAGTGTGGACTGGCCGTTGCTCAGCGCGGCGGTATCATGATTAACGATACCTGCCAGACCTCTGACCCGGACATCTACGCAATTGGCGAGTGCGCCAGCTGGAACAACCGCGTGTACGGGCTGGTCGCCCCCGGCTACAAAATGGCGCAGGTTGCCGTTGACCATATCCTTGGAACGGAGAACGCCTTCGAAGGCGCAGACATGAGCGCCAAGCTGAAGCTGCTGGGCGTAGACGTTGGCGGTATTGGCGATGCGCACGGTCGTACCCCGAACTCGCGCAGCTACGTCTACCTCGACGAAAGCAAAGAGGTCTACAAACGACTCATCGTCAGCCAGGATAATAAAACTCTACTCGGCGCGGTGCTGGTAGGCGACACCAGCGATTATGGCAACCTGCTGCAACTGGTGCTGAATGCCATCGAGCTGCCGGAAAACCCGGACGCCCTGATTCTGCCTGCTCATGCCTCCAGCGGCAAGCCGTCTATCGGTGTCGATAAACTGCCGGACAGCGCGCAGATTTGCTCCTGCTTCGACGTCACCAAAGGCATGTTGATTTCCGCTATCAACAAAGGTTGCCACACCGTGGCGGCACTGAAAGCGGAAACCAAAGCCGGTACCGGCTGCGGCGGTTGTATTCCACTGGTCACCCAGGTGCTGAACGCCGAACTGGCGAAACAGGGCATCGAAGTGAACAACAACCTGTGCGAACACTTCTCTTACTCTCGCCAGGAGCTTTACCATCTGATCCGCGTGGAGGGCATCAAATCCTTCGACGAACTGCTCGCAAAACACGGCCAGGGTTATGGCTGCGAAGTGTGTAAACCGACCGTCGGTTCTCTGCTGGCCTCCTGCTGGAATGAGTACGTTCTCAAACCAGAACATACGCCGCTTCAGGACACCAACGACAACTTCCTGGCAAACATCCAGAAAGACGGGACCTATTCCGTTATCCCACGCTCTGCCGGTGGTGAAATCACCCCGGAAGGGCTGGTCGCCGTAGGTCGCATCGCACGTGAATTTAACCTGTACACCAAAATCACCGGTTCCCAGCGTATCGGCCTGTTTGGTGCGCAGAAAGACGATCTGCCGGAAATCTGGCGTCAGCTGATTGAAGCGGGCTTCGAAACCGGTCATGCGTATGCCAAAGCGCTGCGTATGGCCAAAACCTGCGTGGGTAGCACCTGGTGCCGCTACGGCGTGGGCGACAGCGTGGGCTTCGGCGTGGAGTTGGAAAATCGCTACAAAGGCATCCGCACGCCGCACAAAATGAAGTTCGGCGTCTCCGGCTGTACTCGTGAATGCGCAGAAGCACAGGGTAAAGACGTGGGTATTATCGCTACCGAGAAAGGCTGGAACCTGTACGTATGCGGCAACGGCGGGATGAAACCCCGTCACGCAGACCTGCTGGCAGCGGATCTCGACCACGATACGCTGATTCAGTATCTCGACCGCTTCATGATGTTCTACATCCGTACCGCCGACAAGCTGACCCGTACCGCTTCCTGGCTGGACAACCTGGAAGGCGGCATCGACTACCTGAAGTCAGTCATCATCGACGACAAACTGGGCCTAAACGAACAGCTTGAAGCCGAGATGGCTCGCCTGCGCGACGCGGTGATTTGCGAATGGACTGAAACCGTGAACACCCCGGCGGCACAGACGCGCTTCAAACACTTTATCAACAGCACCCAGCGCGACCCGAACGTGCAGGTTGTGGCAGAGCGCGAACAACATCGTCCGGCGACGCCTTATGAACGTATTCCGGTGACTCTGGTGGAGGAAAACGCATGA
- the dam gene encoding adenine-specific DNA-methyltransferase, producing MKKNRAFLKWAGGKYPLLDDIKKHLPKGECLIEPFVGAGSVFLNTDFSRYILADINSDLISLYNIVKLRTDEYVAEARKLFTPENNNPDIYYQFRAEFNQSEDSFRRALLFLYLNRHGYNGLCRYNLRGEFNVPFGRYKRPYFPQDELYHFAEKAQNAEFHCLSYEECMELAGVNSVVYCDPPYAPLSATANFTAYHTNSFSPAEQARLAEMAEKLVSKRIPVLISNHDTPDTREWYKAAKHFQVKVRRSISSNGGTRKKVDELLALYRP from the coding sequence ATGAAAAAAAATCGCGCTTTTCTGAAATGGGCAGGGGGGAAATACCCCCTGCTCGATGATATTAAAAAGCACCTGCCGAAAGGTGAGTGTCTTATCGAGCCCTTCGTGGGCGCGGGATCGGTGTTCCTGAACACCGATTTTTCTCGTTATATCCTGGCGGATATCAACAGCGACCTTATCAGCCTCTATAACATCGTCAAACTGCGTACCGATGAGTATGTCGCAGAGGCGCGTAAACTGTTTACGCCTGAGAACAATAACCCGGACATTTACTACCAGTTCCGCGCGGAGTTCAATCAGAGTGAGGATTCGTTCCGCCGGGCGTTGTTGTTCCTCTATCTTAACCGACATGGCTACAACGGCCTGTGTCGGTATAATCTTCGTGGTGAATTTAACGTGCCTTTTGGACGCTATAAGCGGCCGTATTTCCCACAGGACGAGCTGTATCACTTTGCTGAAAAAGCACAGAATGCTGAGTTTCACTGCCTCTCCTATGAAGAGTGTATGGAACTGGCAGGCGTAAACTCGGTGGTTTACTGTGACCCCCCTTACGCGCCGCTGTCTGCGACGGCGAATTTCACTGCCTATCACACCAACAGCTTCAGCCCTGCCGAGCAGGCGCGCCTGGCTGAGATGGCGGAAAAGCTGGTCAGCAAAAGAATTCCGGTGTTAATTTCGAATCACGATACCCCTGATACGCGCGAATGGTACAAAGCCGCGAAGCATTTTCAGGTTAAGGTGCGGCGTAGCATCAGCAGCAACGGCGGCACACGTAAAAAGGTGGACGAACTCCTGGCTCTTTATCGCCCCTGA
- the rpe gene encoding ribulose-phosphate 3-epimerase yields MKQFLIAPSILSADFARLGEDTANALVAGADVVHFDVMDNHYVPNLTIGPMVLKALRNYGITAPIDVHLMVKPVDRIVPDFAAAGASIITFHPEASEHVDRTLQLIKENGCKAGLVFNPATPLSYLDYVMDKLDVILLMSVNPGFGGQSFIPHTLDKLREVRRRIDESGYDIRLEVDGGVKVNNIGEIAAAGADMFVAGSAIFDQPDYKKVIDEMRRELAKVSHG; encoded by the coding sequence ATGAAACAGTTTTTGATTGCTCCCTCAATTCTGTCGGCCGATTTTGCCCGCCTGGGTGAAGACACTGCCAACGCACTGGTGGCAGGCGCGGATGTCGTCCATTTCGACGTGATGGATAACCACTACGTTCCTAACCTGACCATCGGTCCGATGGTGCTTAAGGCGCTGCGTAACTATGGCATTACCGCCCCGATCGACGTACACCTGATGGTGAAACCGGTTGACCGCATCGTGCCGGATTTTGCCGCAGCGGGAGCCAGCATCATCACCTTCCACCCGGAAGCCTCTGAACATGTGGATCGCACGCTGCAGCTGATCAAAGAGAACGGCTGTAAGGCGGGTCTGGTGTTTAACCCGGCAACGCCGCTGAGCTATCTTGATTATGTGATGGATAAGCTGGACGTAATTTTGCTGATGTCCGTTAACCCAGGCTTTGGCGGCCAGTCGTTCATTCCTCACACGCTGGATAAGCTGCGTGAAGTGCGTCGTCGTATTGATGAATCAGGCTACGACATTCGTCTGGAAGTGGATGGCGGTGTGAAAGTGAATAACATTGGTGAAATTGCGGCAGCGGGCGCGGATATGTTCGTTGCAGGTTCGGCAATTTTCGACCAACCGGATTACAAAAAAGTCATTGATGAAATGCGCCGTGAACTGGCAAAGGTAAGTCATGGATAA
- the nirD gene encoding nitrite reductase small subunit NirD — MSQWVNICNINDILPATGVCALLGKEQVAIFRPRHDEQVFAISNIDPFFEASVLSRGLIAEHQGELWVASPLKKQRFRLSDGYCMEDESRSVKHYDARVKDGMVQLKG; from the coding sequence ATGAGCCAGTGGGTAAACATCTGCAATATTAACGACATCCTGCCTGCCACCGGCGTTTGCGCGCTGCTGGGTAAAGAGCAGGTCGCGATTTTCCGTCCTCGCCATGATGAACAGGTTTTTGCCATCAGCAATATCGATCCGTTCTTCGAGGCCAGCGTGCTGTCCCGCGGGTTGATTGCGGAGCATCAGGGCGAGCTGTGGGTCGCAAGCCCGTTGAAAAAGCAGCGTTTCCGCTTAAGCGATGGCTATTGCATGGAAGATGAGAGCCGCTCTGTGAAGCACTACGACGCCCGCGTGAAGGACGGCATGGTGCAGCTGAAAGGCTAA
- a CDS encoding YhfL family protein, with product MFKLAKAAVLVGLLSTLTACTGRVENTKNNCSYDYLLHPAISISKIIGGCGPAAQQ from the coding sequence ATGTTTAAACTGGCAAAAGCCGCCGTTCTGGTCGGCCTGTTATCGACTCTGACGGCTTGCACCGGTCGTGTAGAAAACACGAAAAATAACTGCAGCTACGATTATCTGCTGCACCCGGCGATCTCCATTTCGAAGATCATCGGTGGTTGCGGCCCGGCGGCACAGCAGTAA